In Janthinobacterium rivuli, a single genomic region encodes these proteins:
- a CDS encoding glutathione S-transferase N-terminal domain-containing protein: MSQLSDFPITQKWPALHPERLQLYSLPTPNGIKVSILLEELGLAYEPHLVSFEQNDQLSPAFLSLNPNNKIPAILDPDGPDGKPLALFESGAILLYLAEKTGKFIPQDAGLRYETIQWLMFQMGGIGPMFGQVGFFHKFAGKDYEDKRPLERYLGEAKRLLGVLEQRLQGRDWIMGEQYTIADIAIFPWVRCLVGFYGAGDLVGFGNFPNVQRVLDVFLARPAVIKGVDIPSRG, translated from the coding sequence ATGTCCCAACTTTCCGACTTCCCCATTACCCAAAAATGGCCTGCACTGCATCCCGAGCGCCTGCAGCTGTATTCGCTGCCCACGCCGAACGGCATCAAGGTTTCCATCCTGCTGGAAGAGCTGGGCCTGGCGTACGAGCCGCACCTGGTCAGCTTCGAGCAGAACGACCAGCTGTCGCCCGCCTTCCTGTCCCTCAATCCGAACAACAAGATTCCCGCCATCCTCGACCCGGACGGTCCCGATGGCAAACCGCTGGCCCTGTTCGAGTCGGGCGCCATCCTGCTGTACCTGGCAGAAAAGACGGGCAAGTTCATCCCGCAGGACGCGGGCCTGCGCTATGAAACGATCCAATGGCTGATGTTCCAGATGGGCGGTATCGGCCCCATGTTTGGCCAGGTGGGCTTCTTCCACAAATTCGCCGGCAAGGACTACGAAGACAAGCGTCCGCTCGAGCGCTATCTTGGCGAAGCCAAGCGCCTGCTGGGCGTGCTCGAGCAGCGCCTGCAGGGCCGCGACTGGATCATGGGCGAGCAGTACACGATTGCCGACATCGCCATCTTCCCGTGGGTGCGCTGCCTGGTGGGTTTCTATGGCGCAGGCGACCTCGTCGGTTTTGGCAATTTCCCGAACGTGCAGCGCGTGCTGGATGTTTTCCTGGCCCGGCCTGCCGTCATCAAGGGTGTCGACATCCCATCGCGTGGCTAA
- a CDS encoding BRCT domain-containing protein, translating into MTAFRHQAVADRQVDELIGIIKGVLADNVVTQGEVEFLLAWMEANRKVALLWPAKALYPRLAAALSEGAMQSNDATEILILLRNTIGSTVIPDTHDPSAQPSTRLPINNNSPVTFKGKYFCFTGTFQSGTRSWCQAQIEQRGGICLNGITKKLNYLVVGVTGNENWLHSTHGRKIEKAIAYQESGCELTILSEEHWYSHLHNVESAVSVSEGITVATTVNTIAIANDIIPIITGEGKFGIEVAGVFTHQEQIARSIITYGEEFASNSLPALLRRHPDGAISVEMSGSITGYLSKYIARDFHAALVAGDLNEYSVFECCARILLHNGLYQIWLDLPEDE; encoded by the coding sequence GTGACAGCATTTCGCCATCAAGCTGTCGCTGATCGCCAGGTTGACGAGCTCATCGGCATAATCAAAGGCGTACTTGCAGATAACGTGGTCACGCAAGGCGAAGTGGAGTTTCTGTTAGCTTGGATGGAAGCCAATCGTAAAGTGGCATTGCTCTGGCCAGCCAAAGCCTTGTATCCACGTCTGGCTGCTGCGCTTTCTGAGGGCGCCATGCAATCAAACGATGCCACGGAAATACTCATCCTATTGAGAAACACCATCGGTAGCACAGTTATTCCAGACACACATGATCCCTCGGCGCAACCGAGTACACGTTTGCCGATAAACAACAATTCTCCCGTCACATTCAAAGGGAAATATTTCTGTTTCACAGGAACATTTCAGTCTGGTACACGCTCGTGGTGTCAAGCACAAATCGAGCAACGTGGCGGCATCTGCCTGAATGGGATCACCAAAAAACTCAATTATCTAGTGGTTGGTGTCACCGGCAATGAGAACTGGCTGCATTCGACGCATGGCAGAAAAATAGAAAAAGCGATTGCATATCAGGAGTCAGGTTGCGAACTCACCATTCTGAGCGAAGAGCATTGGTATAGCCACTTGCACAACGTAGAATCTGCTGTAAGTGTGTCAGAGGGCATTACAGTCGCCACAACTGTAAATACAATCGCCATTGCAAATGACATCATCCCCATCATTACGGGGGAGGGAAAGTTCGGCATCGAGGTGGCAGGAGTATTTACGCATCAGGAACAAATAGCCAGAAGCATCATTACCTATGGTGAAGAGTTTGCCAGCAATAGCTTACCCGCCCTTCTGCGCCGGCATCCCGATGGTGCGATATCGGTAGAAATGTCCGGCAGTATCACTGGTTACCTGTCCAAGTACATTGCCCGCGATTTTCACGCCGCACTCGTCGCTGGCGACCTGAACGAATACTCAGTATTTGAATGCTGTGCCCGCATCCTATTACACAATGGCTTGTATCAGATATGGCTGGACCTGCCTGAAGATGAATAA
- a CDS encoding Y-family DNA polymerase translates to MRLWIGLCLPRLPLEVFCPRWSADHLGVVLEQEQVMAVSPLALAAGIKPGMRRAGALMLAPQARLHERSLELEAQALQAVALALLQYSPLVAQGEEATLLVDAGASLRLFGGVRALCRQIAASLRALGYTAQLSCAPTARGAWLLARAGTRRRRVLGMESLTRRLDRLPCALLPPARPYLDWFEGIGCRTLGQLRHLPRPGLQRRCGGALLAMLDDAHGHSTELFVWIEAPPTFRASLELFDRVEQADALLFGARRLLQQMTGWLCARQFAVERIQLLLAHERGRVARPPTVIDLALGEAVWRDEHLVRLLKERLAQLALEAPVIGLTLEALQVQPMAPPSDSLFPEPGGTPQERQRLLELLVARLGSDNVLQAAPRADYRPEAANQWLPLPAKPGGRNTVPDLPPGLPGMPRPGWLLAQPIALLMREHRPFYGSPLKMVSVAERIEAGWWGQSQARDYFIAEGLDHAHYWVYRERIAGSAEDAAPRWFLHGLFG, encoded by the coding sequence ATGCGACTCTGGATCGGCCTGTGCCTGCCCCGGCTCCCGCTCGAAGTGTTTTGCCCGCGCTGGTCGGCTGACCATCTGGGCGTAGTGCTGGAGCAGGAGCAAGTGATGGCCGTGTCGCCGCTGGCGCTGGCCGCCGGCATCAAGCCGGGCATGCGCCGCGCCGGTGCGTTGATGCTGGCGCCGCAGGCGCGCCTGCACGAGCGCTCGCTTGAACTGGAAGCGCAAGCCTTGCAAGCGGTGGCGCTGGCGCTGCTGCAATATTCGCCGCTGGTGGCGCAGGGCGAGGAAGCGACCCTGCTCGTCGACGCGGGCGCCAGCCTGCGCCTGTTTGGCGGCGTGCGCGCCCTGTGCCGGCAGATCGCGGCCAGCTTGCGCGCGCTTGGCTACACGGCCCAGCTGTCGTGCGCTCCCACGGCGCGCGGCGCCTGGCTGCTGGCGCGCGCCGGCACGCGCCGGCGCCGCGTGCTTGGCATGGAAAGCCTCACCCGCCGCCTCGACCGCCTGCCGTGCGCTCTGCTGCCGCCCGCGCGCCCTTACCTGGACTGGTTTGAGGGCATCGGTTGCCGCACCCTGGGGCAGCTGCGCCACTTGCCCCGGCCCGGCTTGCAGCGCCGCTGCGGCGGGGCTTTGCTGGCCATGCTCGACGACGCGCATGGCCACAGCACGGAACTGTTCGTGTGGATTGAGGCGCCGCCCACGTTCCGCGCCAGCCTGGAATTGTTCGACCGCGTGGAGCAGGCCGACGCGCTGCTGTTCGGCGCGCGCCGCCTGCTGCAGCAAATGACGGGCTGGCTATGCGCGCGGCAATTCGCCGTCGAACGCATACAGCTGCTGCTGGCGCACGAGCGGGGCAGGGTGGCGCGCCCGCCCACCGTCATCGACCTGGCGCTGGGCGAGGCCGTCTGGCGCGACGAGCACCTGGTGCGCTTGCTCAAGGAGCGCCTGGCGCAGCTGGCGCTGGAGGCGCCCGTGATCGGCCTGACCCTGGAAGCGCTGCAGGTGCAGCCGATGGCGCCGCCCAGCGACAGCCTGTTCCCCGAGCCGGGCGGCACGCCGCAGGAGCGCCAGCGCTTGCTGGAATTGCTGGTGGCGCGCCTGGGGAGCGACAATGTCTTGCAGGCCGCGCCGCGCGCCGATTACCGCCCCGAAGCGGCCAACCAGTGGCTGCCGCTGCCGGCCAAGCCAGGCGGCAGGAACACGGTGCCCGACTTGCCGCCCGGCTTGCCCGGCATGCCCCGTCCCGGCTGGCTGCTGGCCCAGCCCATCGCCCTCTTGATGCGCGAGCACCGGCCGTTTTATGGCTCGCCCCTGAAAATGGTGTCCGTTGCCGAGCGCATCGAAGCGGGCTGGTGGGGCCAGTCGCAGGCGCGCGATTATTTTATTGCCGAAGGCCTCGACCACGCCCATTACTGGGTCTACCGCGAACGCATCGCCGGCAGCGCGGAAGACGCCGCGCCGCGCTGGTTTTTGCATGGCTTGTTTGGCTAA
- a CDS encoding alpha/beta hydrolase family esterase — MVKPATKWLRGLLRAGKAQQRTATKLAKVLFGPVPAKAKPKPKAKPRSKAVAKTKAKTIAKPRARSASDAVPALAPFATPLSPPRVRKRTAPPPGKWLAAHYAPLPELGQLPGRRLPYFLYLPEKAPSAAMRSRGRPLLVMLHGCEQSATQFADGTRMNRLAERKGYAVLYPQQSLRSHARRCWKWYDKLTQEGGGDVRLIVGAIEQVAARYAIDRARIYICGISAGAGMAHIVALNHPHLFAALGLHSGPVFGAGHNLIGALGVMQHGAAARADAAIDEVLARQPAFPRLPTILLQGLADKVVRPINQTQLVRQSVRVNRLPFDTVVTAQRLPGGAAGGRNPAHAYALHDYQVGKDVLLRVAQVEHLEHAWSGGDASLPFNDKARPDASKMLLDFFASHRRR, encoded by the coding sequence ATGGTAAAGCCCGCCACCAAATGGCTGCGCGGGCTGTTGCGCGCCGGTAAGGCGCAGCAGCGCACGGCGACCAAGCTGGCCAAGGTGCTGTTCGGCCCCGTGCCGGCCAAGGCCAAGCCCAAGCCCAAGGCCAAACCCCGCAGCAAGGCCGTGGCCAAGACCAAGGCCAAAACAATCGCCAAGCCGCGCGCCAGGTCCGCCAGCGACGCCGTGCCCGCCCTGGCGCCCTTTGCCACGCCCCTGTCGCCCCCGCGCGTGCGCAAGCGAACGGCGCCCCCACCGGGCAAGTGGCTGGCCGCCCACTATGCGCCGTTGCCGGAACTGGGCCAGTTGCCGGGCCGGCGCCTGCCATATTTTCTGTACCTGCCCGAGAAGGCGCCGAGCGCCGCCATGCGCAGCCGTGGGCGGCCGTTGCTGGTGATGCTGCACGGCTGCGAACAGAGCGCCACGCAGTTTGCCGACGGCACGCGCATGAACCGCCTGGCCGAACGCAAGGGCTATGCCGTGCTGTATCCGCAGCAATCGCTGCGTTCGCATGCGCGCCGCTGCTGGAAGTGGTACGACAAGCTGACGCAGGAGGGGGGCGGCGACGTGCGCCTGATCGTCGGCGCCATCGAGCAGGTGGCGGCCCGCTATGCGATCGACCGCGCGCGCATCTATATCTGCGGCATTTCCGCCGGCGCCGGCATGGCGCATATCGTGGCCCTGAACCATCCTCATCTGTTCGCGGCGCTGGGCCTGCATTCCGGGCCCGTTTTTGGCGCCGGGCATAACCTGATCGGCGCGCTGGGCGTGATGCAGCATGGCGCTGCCGCCCGCGCCGACGCGGCCATCGATGAAGTGCTGGCGCGCCAGCCGGCGTTTCCCCGCCTGCCCACCATCCTGCTGCAAGGGTTGGCCGACAAGGTGGTGCGCCCCATCAACCAGACGCAACTGGTGCGCCAGAGCGTGCGCGTGAACCGCTTGCCGTTCGATACCGTGGTGACGGCGCAGCGCCTGCCTGGCGGCGCGGCGGGCGGGCGTAATCCGGCGCATGCGTATGCGCTGCACGATTATCAGGTGGGCAAGGATGTGCTGCTGCGCGTGGCGCAGGTCGAGCACCTCGAGCACGCGTGGAGCGGCGGCGACGCCAGCCTGCCATTCAACGACAAGGCCAGGCCCGACGCCAGCAAGATGCTGCTCGATTTCTTCGCCAGCCACCGCCGCCGGTAA
- a CDS encoding putative Na+/H+ antiporter yields the protein MTTIQIISAIVFGLALIHTFAAKSFETLSRRHPRHAGLLHLLGEVEVVFGFWAFILIIIMAFVSGSDAAIEYAESRHYTEPLFVFVVMVVAASRPVLDAVQRLLKSVARVMPLRTELALVWLGLALVPLTGSLITEPAAMTLAALMLAPQIFRPGIPEWLKYGALGVLFVNVSIGGTLTSYAAPPVLMVATTWNWDSAYMASHFGWKAAIAVLVNATGVSILLRKYLHSNTSDIKPKAGEVEAPKVPLAVSLVHMIVLAGVVTLAHHPVLFIGLFLFFLGFVQAYERYQSPLILKEGLLVGFFLGGLVVLGGMQQWWLQPIVSSLKPLALFFGALGLTAITDNAALTYLGSLIVGMTDEAKYMLMAGAVAGGGLTVIANAPNPAGVALLRRGFKDESIGAVGLLAGALLPTAVSAVAFLAL from the coding sequence TTGACCACCATCCAAATCATCAGCGCCATCGTCTTCGGCCTTGCGCTCATCCACACTTTTGCCGCCAAGTCGTTTGAAACCTTGTCGCGGCGCCATCCCCGCCATGCGGGCCTGCTGCATTTGCTGGGCGAAGTGGAAGTCGTGTTCGGCTTCTGGGCCTTCATCCTGATCATCATCATGGCCTTTGTCTCGGGCAGCGATGCGGCCATCGAGTATGCCGAGTCGCGCCATTACACGGAGCCGCTGTTCGTCTTTGTCGTCATGGTCGTGGCCGCCTCGCGCCCCGTGCTCGACGCCGTGCAGCGCCTGTTGAAAAGCGTGGCGCGCGTGATGCCGCTGCGCACGGAACTGGCCCTCGTCTGGCTGGGCCTGGCGCTCGTGCCCTTGACGGGCTCATTGATCACGGAACCGGCCGCCATGACCCTGGCGGCGCTGATGCTGGCGCCGCAAATCTTTCGCCCGGGCATTCCTGAATGGCTGAAATACGGCGCCTTGGGCGTGCTGTTCGTCAACGTTTCCATCGGCGGCACCCTCACTTCGTACGCGGCGCCGCCCGTGCTGATGGTGGCCACCACGTGGAACTGGGACAGCGCCTACATGGCCAGCCATTTCGGCTGGAAGGCCGCCATCGCCGTGCTCGTCAACGCCACGGGCGTGAGCATCCTGCTGCGCAAATACCTGCACAGCAACACTTCCGACATCAAGCCGAAAGCGGGCGAGGTGGAAGCGCCGAAAGTACCGCTGGCCGTCAGCCTGGTGCACATGATCGTGCTGGCCGGCGTGGTGACCCTGGCGCACCATCCCGTGCTGTTCATCGGCCTGTTCCTGTTCTTCCTCGGCTTCGTGCAGGCGTATGAGCGCTATCAAAGCCCGCTGATCCTCAAGGAAGGCTTGCTGGTCGGCTTCTTCCTGGGCGGCCTGGTGGTACTGGGCGGCATGCAGCAATGGTGGTTGCAGCCCATCGTTTCCAGCCTGAAGCCGCTGGCCCTGTTCTTCGGCGCCCTGGGCTTGACGGCGATTACCGACAATGCGGCCCTCACTTACCTCGGTTCACTGATCGTCGGCATGACGGACGAAGCGAAATACATGCTGATGGCCGGCGCCGTGGCCGGTGGCGGCCTGACCGTCATCGCCAATGCGCCGAACCCGGCCGGCGTGGCCCTGCTGCGCCGCGGTTTCAAGGATGAATCGATCGGCGCCGTCGGCCTGCTGGCCGGCGCCCTGCTGCCAACGGCCGTGTCTGCCGTAGCCTTCCTGGCCCTGTAA
- the imuA gene encoding translesion DNA synthesis-associated protein ImuA, producing the protein MQHSQLMASPEALHPSLWRASQLGQGATRCLDTGFAALSAQLPGGGWPSGSLIDLLVQQPGSGELRLLAPALAQLQGLPIVLLQPPHPPQALALAAQGLAPSQLLWLKSASSKDALWAAENILRSGSCGALLFWQQHVRADSLRRLHLAAQGGNTLFCMLRPLHGAQDASPAPLRLSVRPAAGGIEIGFIKRRGPQRDAPLFLPLQPPSLLPRHATLDRPVPAPAPARSVLPALVG; encoded by the coding sequence ATGCAACATTCTCAATTGATGGCCTCGCCGGAAGCCTTGCACCCGTCTTTATGGCGCGCATCGCAGCTGGGGCAGGGCGCCACGCGCTGCCTGGACACGGGCTTTGCCGCCCTGTCCGCGCAGCTGCCCGGCGGCGGCTGGCCCAGCGGCAGTCTCATCGACCTGCTGGTGCAGCAGCCGGGCAGCGGCGAATTGCGCCTGCTGGCGCCCGCGCTGGCGCAACTGCAGGGCTTGCCCATCGTGCTGCTGCAGCCGCCCCATCCGCCGCAGGCGCTGGCCCTGGCCGCGCAGGGACTGGCGCCGTCGCAGCTGCTGTGGCTCAAAAGCGCCAGCAGCAAGGATGCCCTGTGGGCGGCTGAAAATATCTTGCGCAGCGGCAGTTGCGGCGCCTTGCTGTTCTGGCAGCAGCACGTGCGCGCCGACAGCCTGCGCCGCCTGCACCTGGCCGCGCAAGGCGGCAACACCCTGTTTTGCATGCTGCGCCCGCTGCACGGCGCGCAGGATGCGTCGCCGGCGCCGCTGCGCCTGTCCGTGCGCCCGGCCGCCGGCGGCATCGAGATCGGCTTCATCAAGCGCCGGGGACCGCAGCGCGACGCGCCCCTGTTCCTGCCCCTGCAACCACCTTCATTATTGCCACGCCATGCGACTCTGGATCGGCCTGTGCCTGCCCCGGCTCCCGCTCGAAGTGTTTTGCCCGCGCTGGTCGGCTGA
- a CDS encoding alpha/beta hydrolase family protein: protein MKSTRQDFPGAHGHVLAARLDAPDGAIRAYALFAHCFTCGKDVLAARRIAQGLTEHGIAVLRFDFTGLGASEGEFAATNFSSNVDDLVAAADFLRARHAAPQLLIGHSLGGAAVLAAASQVPEATAIATLAAPSTPAYVTRMFSDHLEKIAAEGEALVQLEGRPFRIRQQFVDDAGSHSLKEHIAGLRRALLVMHAPNDTTVSLSNAMDIFTAAKHPKSFVSLDDADHLLTGRDDAAYVANVIAAWSARYLTQAIDG, encoded by the coding sequence ATGAAATCCACCCGGCAAGATTTTCCCGGTGCGCATGGCCATGTGCTGGCGGCGCGCCTCGATGCGCCCGACGGCGCCATCCGCGCCTACGCGCTGTTCGCCCACTGTTTTACTTGCGGCAAGGACGTGCTGGCCGCGCGGCGCATCGCGCAAGGCTTGACGGAACACGGCATCGCCGTGCTGCGCTTCGACTTCACGGGACTGGGCGCCAGCGAGGGCGAGTTCGCCGCCACGAATTTCTCGTCGAACGTGGACGACCTGGTCGCCGCCGCCGACTTTTTGCGGGCCAGGCACGCCGCGCCGCAATTGCTGATCGGCCATAGCCTGGGCGGCGCCGCCGTGCTGGCCGCCGCGTCGCAAGTGCCGGAAGCGACCGCCATCGCCACCCTGGCCGCGCCGAGCACGCCCGCCTACGTGACGCGCATGTTCAGCGACCACCTGGAAAAAATCGCCGCCGAGGGCGAAGCGCTGGTGCAGCTGGAAGGGCGGCCTTTCCGCATCCGCCAGCAATTTGTCGACGACGCGGGCAGCCACAGTTTAAAGGAGCACATCGCCGGCCTGCGCCGAGCCCTGCTGGTGATGCACGCGCCGAACGACACGACGGTCAGCCTGTCGAATGCGATGGATATCTTTACGGCGGCCAAGCACCCCAAAAGCTTCGTTTCGCTCGACGACGCCGACCATCTGTTGACGGGGCGCGATGACGCGGCCTACGTCGCCAACGTCATCGCCGCGTGGAGTGCGCGCTATTTAACGCAAGCAATCGATGGCTGA
- a CDS encoding GNAT family N-acetyltransferase yields the protein MKIDDLASKHDQAKIFNLEYEFRINRLKLDYITLADVRPAGSDLEQLAVEHQAGIAALRSFVALNFNHFNAASCSSLSCIPTRALGDDERYLHRIWMGGPLPAIASEAIWQWGAALEEVRYNGGAPYVSILWVWDAQQLRNDERFSPTGGAGRYTIGRYAIGGTTLHINSLRALALDFAPARFGILDTLHTQRYFATLSDYFRILIMCEYGGMYMDVDTVPHNPATIFLMKPEVPDYFQGREGEGEERRHVSWMNLFLDETGMLIAKKNDAALRVIQRNVNLAYAGIDAQVPRSCPQFEAQLFGQFYAEWKQNLGVTLLSHAEFYQRYCVLYDGAREAVAGGIRGMRLLDDIITDMHIPLSDEERRAYARCVARLDDIDWRLDDPLRLPDIVDVFDIEEVPRMAYAAQLRADIDHFHYYSVLSDDPQLDRVNAVFCRYLLAHRSQQITAGNFWRPTVGRHGSRMPAVGDAPPPGDEAQADLLSHAPLTLVPGELLDDETKNRMAKLLFATSYLEYCSFGNKLNLQFVELQRRQNIDPYLEHIHGLHDEDGRFIGFFTAATMDEFQACGAVSYYRDDMKALDDAYDAFVLAHARADDCFVSSLAIDEKYRGQGLFRQMFHEIRDLASRKGCARITLTVWEKSEALQVYLHKGFRSVGTFDYAYSLFYDRLHFLVYEGS from the coding sequence ATGAAAATAGATGACCTGGCCTCGAAACACGATCAAGCAAAGATTTTCAACCTGGAATACGAGTTCCGCATCAACCGGCTGAAACTCGATTACATCACCCTGGCCGATGTCCGGCCCGCTGGCAGCGATCTGGAGCAACTGGCCGTGGAGCACCAGGCGGGCATCGCGGCCCTGCGCAGCTTCGTCGCCCTGAACTTTAACCATTTCAACGCGGCAAGCTGTTCCTCGCTCAGCTGCATCCCCACGCGCGCGCTGGGTGACGACGAGCGCTACCTGCACCGCATCTGGATGGGCGGACCCTTGCCGGCCATCGCTTCCGAAGCGATCTGGCAGTGGGGCGCGGCGCTGGAGGAAGTCCGCTACAACGGCGGCGCGCCGTACGTCTCCATCCTGTGGGTGTGGGATGCGCAGCAGCTGCGCAATGACGAGCGCTTCAGCCCCACGGGCGGCGCCGGGCGCTACACCATAGGCCGCTACGCCATCGGCGGCACGACCCTGCATATCAACTCGCTGCGCGCGCTGGCGCTCGATTTCGCGCCGGCCCGCTTCGGCATCCTCGATACCCTGCATACGCAGCGCTACTTCGCCACCTTGTCCGATTATTTCCGCATCCTCATCATGTGCGAATACGGCGGCATGTATATGGATGTCGATACGGTGCCGCACAATCCGGCGACGATTTTCCTGATGAAGCCGGAAGTGCCCGATTATTTCCAGGGCAGGGAAGGCGAGGGAGAAGAGCGCCGGCATGTCAGCTGGATGAATCTGTTTCTCGATGAAACGGGCATGCTGATCGCCAAGAAGAACGATGCGGCGCTGCGCGTGATCCAGCGCAATGTGAACCTCGCCTATGCGGGTATCGATGCGCAGGTTCCCCGTTCCTGCCCGCAATTCGAGGCGCAGCTGTTTGGCCAGTTCTATGCGGAATGGAAGCAGAACCTGGGCGTGACCCTGCTCAGCCATGCCGAGTTCTACCAGCGCTATTGCGTGCTGTATGACGGCGCGCGCGAAGCGGTGGCGGGCGGCATCCGCGGCATGCGCTTGCTGGACGATATCATTACCGACATGCACATCCCCTTGAGCGACGAGGAACGGCGCGCATATGCGCGCTGCGTGGCGCGGCTCGACGACATCGACTGGCGGCTCGATGACCCTTTGCGCCTGCCCGACATCGTCGACGTGTTCGACATCGAGGAAGTGCCGCGCATGGCGTATGCGGCCCAGCTGCGGGCCGACATCGATCATTTTCACTATTACTCGGTGCTGTCGGACGACCCGCAGCTGGACCGCGTGAATGCCGTCTTTTGCCGCTACCTGCTGGCCCACCGTTCGCAGCAGATTACCGCCGGCAATTTCTGGCGCCCGACGGTGGGCCGCCACGGCAGCCGCATGCCGGCCGTCGGCGATGCGCCCCCGCCAGGCGACGAGGCGCAGGCGGACTTGCTGTCGCATGCGCCGCTCACGCTGGTGCCGGGCGAACTGCTGGATGACGAGACGAAGAACCGCATGGCGAAACTGCTGTTTGCCACCAGCTACCTTGAATACTGCTCGTTCGGCAACAAACTCAATCTGCAGTTCGTCGAATTGCAGCGGCGGCAAAATATCGACCCGTATCTGGAACACATCCACGGCCTGCATGACGAGGACGGGCGTTTCATTGGCTTCTTCACGGCCGCGACGATGGACGAGTTCCAGGCCTGCGGCGCCGTGTCATATTATCGCGACGACATGAAGGCGCTTGACGATGCGTATGACGCCTTCGTGCTCGCGCATGCGCGCGCCGACGACTGTTTCGTCAGCAGCCTGGCCATCGACGAGAAATACCGGGGCCAAGGCTTGTTCCGGCAAATGTTCCATGAAATCCGCGACCTGGCCAGCCGCAAAGGCTGTGCGCGCATCACCCTGACGGTGTGGGAAAAGAGCGAAGCGCTGCAAGTGTATCTGCACAAGGGGTTTCGCAGCGTGGGCACGTTCGACTACGCCTACAGCCTGTTCTATGACCGGCTGCATTTTCTTGTGTATGAGGGTAGCTGA
- a CDS encoding MFS transporter encodes MSIKSKQLLWFFAFFLVFELNIYLSNDMIMPAMLGIVGEFQAKEKFVPLSLSLYLLGGSSLQIFLGPLANTIGKRKLVLTGNTLFLLATLAVPLTASIEQFLVARFIQGMGCCFIFVGYAMIHELFDDMAAVKLSSILSSTTILAPLAGPILGSAIISRLDWRYVFFLSGLLALLSLLGLFKTMPRAAPAVTRPDLAAIVRSYVAIFSNGRFMFGMFTAGLATVPLTAWIGFSPIFVLQEMGASYATYIALQCVILSGFVLSSIAIQRLRQDFPLVSLLRLGGLIAAAGMLGAGAGRHHVDVFAACMFVYSIGFGLFNGALIRSAITASKESMTLTTAAMSLLYCIYLSAWLQLYNVLCQRFGYALETYALLNIPVIVAITACLLLFTRGMAGRRESGVRLARH; translated from the coding sequence ATGTCCATCAAGTCCAAGCAGTTGCTGTGGTTCTTTGCGTTTTTCCTCGTCTTTGAACTGAATATTTATTTGTCGAACGACATGATCATGCCGGCGATGCTGGGCATCGTCGGCGAGTTCCAGGCAAAGGAAAAATTCGTTCCCCTGTCCCTGAGCCTGTATCTGCTGGGCGGCAGTTCCCTGCAGATTTTCCTGGGGCCCCTGGCCAACACCATCGGCAAGCGCAAGCTCGTGCTGACCGGCAATACCTTGTTCCTGCTGGCCACCTTGGCCGTGCCATTGACCGCCTCGATCGAGCAATTTCTCGTCGCCCGTTTCATCCAGGGCATGGGCTGCTGCTTCATCTTCGTCGGCTATGCCATGATCCATGAACTGTTCGACGACATGGCCGCCGTCAAGCTGAGCAGCATCCTGTCGAGCACCACCATCCTCGCGCCCCTGGCCGGCCCCATCCTCGGCAGCGCCATCATCAGCCGGCTGGACTGGCGCTACGTCTTTTTCCTCTCTGGCCTGCTGGCGCTGCTGTCCTTGCTGGGCCTGTTCAAGACCATGCCGCGCGCTGCGCCGGCCGTCACGCGCCCGGACCTGGCCGCCATCGTGCGCAGCTATGTCGCCATTTTCAGCAACGGGCGCTTCATGTTCGGCATGTTCACGGCCGGGCTGGCCACCGTGCCCCTGACGGCCTGGATCGGCTTTTCGCCCATTTTCGTGCTGCAGGAAATGGGCGCCTCGTACGCCACGTATATCGCCCTGCAATGCGTGATCTTGTCGGGCTTTGTCCTTAGCAGCATCGCCATCCAGCGTTTGCGCCAGGATTTTCCGCTCGTCTCCCTGCTGCGCCTGGGCGGGCTGATCGCTGCCGCCGGCATGCTGGGCGCCGGCGCGGGCCGCCATCACGTCGACGTGTTTGCCGCCTGCATGTTTGTCTATTCCATCGGCTTCGGCCTGTTCAACGGCGCCCTGATACGCAGCGCGATCACGGCCAGCAAGGAGTCGATGACCTTGACGACGGCCGCCATGAGCTTGCTGTACTGCATTTATCTGTCCGCCTGGCTGCAGCTGTACAACGTGCTGTGCCAGCGCTTCGGCTATGCGCTGGAAACGTATGCGCTGCTCAATATTCCCGTCATCGTGGCCATCACGGCCTGCCTGCTGCTGTTTACGCGGGGCATGGCGGGGCGCCGGGAAAGCGGGGTGCGGCTGGCCCGGCACTGA